The window AATTAATAGCACAATTAACTGGTCAACCAGTCGAAAAAGTCGAACGAGATACAGATCGTGATAATTTCATGACTGCAGAAGAGGCAAAAGCTTATGGCATTGTTGATGAAATTATTAAGAATAGGTAAGAACCTGAACGTTAAAATACTATAAAGGGGGAAGGAGTTTCGACTCATCAAAAAATGATTGGTAGTTCCTCCTACCCCGAAATCCTGTCTGTAATAGGTGGGGAATGAAGTATTATTATTTTGAGCACGAACTTCGAACTAGCAGCAAATACTAGGTCGAAGTTCAAGTCTCTTAAACCTACATTTTTAAAATTTCTCAGGAAACTGCTTAACAACACTAGCGGAGATAGCGTCTGCCATTAAGATTATATGTGTTAGTCCATCATCAATTGCATCAATTCTAGCATCCCACTCTTTTGATAAGCTTGCTGATAAATCATTTGCAACCAATTCTAAATGCATATATAGTAATTCTTTTAAACCTTCCATTTTTAAATTCGGGTTGATACCATTTAGGAACACCGCTATATCATCAGCATTTCTATACCATTCTTTATTTAGTTGATTTACCATATCTTCATTTTGGCTTTTCGCTGCATCAACAATTTTGCCAGCAATAACAATATGTTCCTCTAGCAGTGCCCTTAATTTATTTCCGAATTTTTCCCCGTAAACTGGCTTTATTGCATTTCCTATATCTACTTGATTTTTCATCAGCCTTGCTAGGACTTGTTTTTGATCCTCCGCGCCAGAGGTAGTTGCACTTGTAATATAGTTACTAGTCCACAATACATGGTCAATCCAGAGTCTTCTGAATTCATTTTCGATTTTCACCTGTGATTGGCTAATGCATTGTTCCTCTATTTGAGCATGAGCACCAATCGGTCCAACCAGCACGTTTAGCTGAAAACACAAAATCATTCCAATTAATAATAATCTTTTCACCAAAACTACTCCTTCCAATTTTAAAAATTCCTTCTTATTATGTTTAATAGTGTTTTATCATTCATGGTTATGAAATTATAGGTTCGAATTAAGACGCCCAAAAAAGTGTTGATTTTAATAGCTGAACAATATATTTAGATAGAGAAAATAAAGAGGATTAACTCTATCCTACGTTGAAATAATCTACTAAAAATTAGATTAGTCTATTAGGAGTGGTTGAAGAAATTGAAGGCTGTCATTTAATATGAAAATGCAAATTAATGTGAATTGGGGACGGGGGTACTGTCGCATTTTAAATGAATAGAAGAACATGATTAGAAAGTCTAATAAGAAGAAAAAGGTACAGGTTAATCCCTAAAGAGGCTAACCTGTACCTATTTTTATGCTAACCCAATTGTGTCAAAATGATTAATTAGCTTTTGTAAACTATGTGTTAGTTCTTCTCCAGTCATAGGTAAACCGTGTCCAGTAACCGCTACTTGAGGATTTAATGCGGCTAGCTTTTCTATTGAGCTTTTTGCATGAACCCAATCAAAGGTGAAGTACTTTGGAGGGCCGCTAATTTCTTGTTTTTGAACAAGCACTTTCCAAAGTGATTCTTGCCTTACCGTCACAAAAGCATCCCCGGCAATTAGTAATCCATCACTTTCTCTAAAAAATGATACATGCCCTGGTGTATGACCAGGTGTGTGAACCCAATTCCAACCTAACAAATTTGGAACACTGTAATCATCCGGTAATGGTTGCACATACCCTGAAAGATCTACACCGTGATTAGGGAACATCGGTGCAATCTTCGGGACTATTCCTCCATGCGCATCTGTGTTTGCTTCTGGGTAGTTACGCTTTCCTGTTAAATAAGGCATTTCCTCTAGATGGGCATAAACAGGAACTTGCCACTCTTCTAATAATTCAGCTAAAGAGCCAACATGGTCAAAATGGCCATGTGTTAACAAAATACAAGCTGGTTTAGTGCCTTTACCATATCTCTCTTCTAGTTTTTCCTTAATATGTTCTTTTGAATGTGGCATACCAGCATCAACAAGCACGAACTGATTATCCGGAAGGTCTATGTACACAATGTTCACTATTTTATCTGTAAAGCAATGAACGTCTGGAACAACTGTAATCTCCAGTTCGTTGTTTAATGACGTTAATGGCAAGTGTGATTCTGCAAAAGTATTAATATCTTGGTGAAGCTCGTGTTGATTCATGATGTAACAAACCCCTTTCTAACGATGAAAAGATTTCTTCCATAACGTTCTCTAAAAATACAAATATCATACATAAAAAAGAAGACAGGTGTTACGTACCATCTATTAAATGGTGTGTCGTAACTCCTGTCCTAAAACTTTCTATTATTTCGCAAGCCTCGGCTTCACCGCAATATTAATCGAAATAAATCTTGATGTAAAATATGTGAAAAAGTAACTTCCCAAAATAACAATTACACTTCCAAGTCCTTGTAACCAAGTCATCTGCTCTCCAAGTAGGAAAAATGCTAGAATAACCGTGAAGATGGGGTTGAAGTTTAAGAACAGCCCAGAAGTAGTAGCTCCAACTTTAGAAACGCCA is drawn from Bacillus alkalisoli and contains these coding sequences:
- a CDS encoding MBL fold metallo-hydrolase, yielding MNQHELHQDINTFAESHLPLTSLNNELEITVVPDVHCFTDKIVNIVYIDLPDNQFVLVDAGMPHSKEHIKEKLEERYGKGTKPACILLTHGHFDHVGSLAELLEEWQVPVYAHLEEMPYLTGKRNYPEANTDAHGGIVPKIAPMFPNHGVDLSGYVQPLPDDYSVPNLLGWNWVHTPGHTPGHVSFFRESDGLLIAGDAFVTVRQESLWKVLVQKQEISGPPKYFTFDWVHAKSSIEKLAALNPQVAVTGHGLPMTGEELTHSLQKLINHFDTIGLA
- a CDS encoding glycosyltransferase, which encodes MKRLLLIGMILCFQLNVLVGPIGAHAQIEEQCISQSQVKIENEFRRLWIDHVLWTSNYITSATTSGAEDQKQVLARLMKNQVDIGNAIKPVYGEKFGNKLRALLEEHIVIAGKIVDAAKSQNEDMVNQLNKEWYRNADDIAVFLNGINPNLKMEGLKELLYMHLELVANDLSASLSKEWDARIDAIDDGLTHIILMADAISASVVKQFPEKF